The following coding sequences lie in one Bifidobacterium sp. ESL0690 genomic window:
- a CDS encoding thiamine-binding protein, giving the protein MSENFDRNAVKQAVPTDPKTGKPYINTVAAVAIAPSGTGSELSEYVAQSVNVIRESGLPNETNAMFTNIEGDLDDVLNTVRNATMALAGQGYRTEVTLKLDIRPGFSGQIKEKQQLVDEILGQTK; this is encoded by the coding sequence ATGAGCGAAAACTTCGACCGCAATGCCGTCAAACAAGCCGTTCCGACCGACCCGAAAACCGGCAAGCCCTATATCAACACCGTCGCCGCCGTGGCCATCGCGCCTAGCGGCACCGGCTCGGAGCTCAGCGAATACGTCGCGCAATCCGTCAACGTCATCCGCGAATCGGGACTGCCCAATGAAACCAACGCGATGTTCACCAATATCGAGGGCGATCTTGACGATGTGCTCAACACCGTTCGGAACGCGACCATGGCGCTGGCAGGTCAAGGGTATCGTACCGAAGTCACGCTTAAACTTGACATACGTCCCGGTTTTTCCGGTCAAATCAAAGAAAAGCAACAGCTTGTTGACGAGATTTTAGGTCAAACGAAATAA
- a CDS encoding DUF4176 domain-containing protein, producing MFRTDEWLPIGSVVHVEDTNRLLMIAGAMQRDEATGKLWDYMGYPYPEGSTDPLKGVLFNKSGVDGVYSIGYLPAEGLNYLQMLKENEPEYLKAKEQAGSGADSVPADDGDEPAGDGGEA from the coding sequence ATGTTCAGGACTGATGAGTGGCTTCCGATTGGCTCGGTGGTGCATGTGGAGGATACGAACCGTTTGCTGATGATTGCGGGGGCGATGCAACGTGACGAGGCGACGGGGAAGCTGTGGGACTACATGGGCTACCCATACCCAGAGGGAAGCACGGATCCGCTGAAGGGCGTGCTGTTCAACAAGTCGGGTGTCGACGGTGTCTATTCCATCGGCTATCTGCCGGCCGAGGGGCTTAATTATCTGCAGATGCTCAAGGAGAACGAGCCCGAGTACCTCAAGGCCAAGGAGCAGGCCGGTTCTGGCGCTGATTCCGTTCCGGCCGATGACGGGGATGAACCGGCCGGTGACGGTGGCGAGGCGTAG
- a CDS encoding alpha/beta hydrolase: protein MSTVANEHDVSSAVNDSTNKSNVSWGLGRRLLVTIPIFIVLLGVLVTVSNLTSVPWKREPTGQSVSTLSPNTAVTFDNPNNVPLAHRDSFKVSSRTVSLDIKRPATGEVQRINVLIRAPKDVAGANVKHPGVVFMHGAGYGTAENSFGDAAADLSSAGFVTAVLDKPVWSTNDLTRDYPGSAKAYDQVVRYLRTQSNVDPDKVGLYATSESTWISPYVIKYDKRIAFQLLLSPMVYGPRQSLGFFVGQDFSLVGANNGYQSIVRRLFHADTNMMGLTNLDFPMDLPQAYAVPTMVVYGSKDVLTAQVEGLQHILYSAQRAGNQNVTVRSYSVANHVLRLGDEADTGTPFADDYINDVISWAVGTTAGLKQTSELVAGTTIRQSIAVPLELKADRNLTIYGTIVNVGMVILLLAALLMALAGCGIKAFRIIRGNHSKVFGFMRGFGSELLAVALTTLATFVLFAAGLGQVIMAVVKLGWGGAPTENPGMMYWSWPVIQVVSILVVWAWARILARCIEVAQVRGLAQIPPRKGAIRDVFSGRDPVFASKRFGRVFFWLVAAAMFSVLLFFAFWGLFIF, encoded by the coding sequence ATGAGCACTGTGGCGAACGAACATGACGTTTCTTCGGCGGTCAATGATTCCACGAACAAATCCAACGTATCGTGGGGCCTTGGCCGCCGTCTTTTGGTAACCATTCCGATTTTCATTGTGCTGCTTGGTGTTTTGGTCACGGTTTCCAACCTCACCAGCGTGCCATGGAAAAGGGAACCCACGGGGCAGTCGGTGTCCACGCTTTCACCCAATACCGCCGTCACGTTCGATAATCCGAATAATGTGCCGCTCGCGCATCGTGATAGCTTCAAGGTTTCCTCCCGGACGGTCTCGCTGGACATCAAACGTCCGGCCACAGGCGAAGTCCAACGTATCAACGTTTTGATTCGTGCGCCTAAGGACGTTGCAGGTGCGAACGTAAAGCACCCCGGCGTCGTTTTCATGCACGGTGCAGGTTACGGAACCGCGGAAAACAGCTTTGGTGATGCCGCCGCAGACCTTTCCTCAGCCGGTTTCGTCACTGCCGTGCTCGACAAACCCGTCTGGTCGACCAACGATCTGACCCGCGACTATCCGGGAAGTGCAAAGGCCTACGACCAAGTTGTCCGGTATCTGCGCACGCAATCCAACGTCGATCCCGACAAGGTCGGCCTTTACGCGACTTCCGAAAGCACATGGATTTCGCCTTACGTCATCAAATACGACAAGCGCATCGCTTTCCAGCTTCTCTTGAGTCCGATGGTCTACGGGCCCCGGCAATCGTTGGGATTCTTCGTTGGTCAGGATTTTTCGTTGGTCGGGGCCAATAACGGTTACCAGTCCATCGTCCGCCGGCTTTTCCACGCCGATACGAATATGATGGGGCTGACCAATCTTGACTTTCCAATGGATCTGCCGCAAGCCTATGCCGTGCCGACCATGGTGGTCTACGGTTCCAAAGACGTCTTGACCGCACAGGTCGAGGGGCTTCAGCACATCCTTTACTCGGCTCAACGCGCCGGCAACCAGAACGTGACGGTACGCAGCTATTCCGTGGCCAACCACGTCCTGCGGCTTGGCGACGAGGCGGACACCGGCACGCCGTTTGCCGACGATTACATCAATGACGTCATTTCGTGGGCCGTCGGCACTACCGCCGGGCTCAAGCAGACCAGCGAGCTGGTCGCCGGCACCACCATCCGCCAGTCCATCGCCGTGCCGCTGGAACTCAAAGCGGACCGCAACCTCACCATCTATGGGACCATCGTCAACGTCGGCATGGTGATTCTGCTTCTCGCGGCGCTGCTGATGGCGCTGGCTGGTTGCGGCATCAAGGCGTTCCGCATAATTCGCGGCAATCATAGTAAGGTGTTCGGTTTCATGCGCGGTTTCGGAAGCGAGCTGTTGGCCGTTGCTTTGACTACGCTGGCCACATTCGTGCTCTTTGCTGCGGGCCTCGGGCAGGTCATCATGGCTGTGGTCAAGCTCGGCTGGGGCGGTGCGCCTACGGAGAACCCGGGCATGATGTATTGGAGCTGGCCGGTCATCCAAGTGGTTTCGATTCTTGTGGTATGGGCGTGGGCCCGTATCCTCGCGCGTTGCATCGAGGTCGCGCAGGTGCGTGGTCTGGCGCAGATTCCACCGCGTAAAGGCGCGATTCGCGATGTGTTCAGCGGCCGCGACCCGGTCTTCGCCTCCAAGCGTTTCGGCCGCGTCTTCTTCTGGCTGGTCGCCGCCGCGATGTTCAGCGTCCTGCTTTTCTTCGCCTTCTGGGGCTTGTTCATTTTCTAA
- the recO gene encoding DNA repair protein RecO, with protein sequence MALYRDEGVVLKTVKLGEADRIITLMTKSHGKVRAVAKGVRRTKSRFGGRLEPFMRDDLLIAEGRSLDVVSQAACISSYAARICVDYDTYTAANVIAETTDKLVSTEHEPAQRQYMLLISALAALARARHPAEAISDSYVMRALAQAGWTPRLSSCAVCAKRDDLDYFSVASGGILCSTDHTPDSRRIDVDGREQMEALIEGDWNILDRVPLKAEIRRFVEEWGEYYLERPIRSLKLLDS encoded by the coding sequence ATGGCGCTGTATCGCGACGAAGGTGTGGTGTTGAAAACCGTCAAACTCGGCGAGGCCGACCGCATCATCACGTTGATGACCAAAAGCCATGGCAAAGTTCGTGCCGTTGCAAAAGGCGTTCGACGCACCAAATCGCGTTTCGGTGGCAGACTTGAACCTTTCATGCGCGACGACCTGTTGATTGCCGAAGGCCGTTCGCTCGATGTGGTCTCGCAGGCCGCTTGCATTTCCTCCTACGCCGCGCGGATCTGCGTGGATTACGATACCTATACCGCTGCCAACGTCATCGCCGAAACCACAGACAAACTCGTCTCAACCGAGCATGAACCTGCCCAGCGGCAATATATGCTTCTGATTTCCGCATTGGCGGCGCTCGCCCGCGCGCGTCACCCGGCCGAAGCGATCAGCGATTCCTACGTGATGCGGGCCTTGGCCCAGGCCGGCTGGACCCCGCGCCTTTCCTCATGCGCGGTGTGCGCCAAACGCGACGACCTCGATTATTTTTCCGTGGCTTCCGGCGGCATCCTTTGCTCCACCGACCATACTCCTGACTCACGCCGTATCGATGTCGACGGCCGCGAGCAGATGGAAGCGCTTATCGAGGGAGACTGGAATATACTCGACCGCGTGCCTTTGAAGGCCGAAATTCGCCGATTTGTTGAAGAATGGGGTGAATATTACCTTGAGCGGCCCATCCGTTCGCTGAAGTTGCTAGATTCGTAA
- a CDS encoding LacI family DNA-binding transcriptional regulator, translating into MMTMKDVAEKAGVSISTVSLVLNNRDAGRVKTQIAAKVREIADELGYKPNPMARSLRTSKTGILGFIADEIYDIPYTAQTLQGAQDAASHYGYIILFVDTDGSASQADQISVLQRYGMDGFLYSKPSSQVTEVPEDLVHSPLVLISTNTVDNRFPIVEPDEFAIGYDATKRLIDAGGKKIAYIGNAAPTIAQATRLEGYRKALKEAEMPFDKKLVVNVSQDGDALGMVSSLFDEVKPDAFFCYDDARAWYIYECAARRGLTVGKDLSVIGVGNDSNIADTFSPRLTTVAMPYYEMGYWAVCKLVSLIEKRSLGDDPFPKNLIDLPPINSAIPACIHCQIIENQSVVEQH; encoded by the coding sequence ATGATGACTATGAAAGACGTCGCGGAGAAGGCCGGAGTCTCAATCTCCACTGTCTCCTTGGTTCTCAACAACAGGGATGCCGGACGTGTAAAAACACAGATAGCCGCAAAGGTGCGGGAAATTGCGGACGAGCTTGGATACAAGCCCAATCCGATGGCGCGCAGCCTGCGTACCAGCAAAACCGGGATTCTGGGTTTCATCGCCGATGAAATCTACGACATCCCCTATACCGCACAAACGCTGCAAGGCGCGCAGGATGCCGCAAGCCATTACGGCTACATCATCCTGTTCGTCGATACGGACGGTTCGGCCAGCCAGGCGGACCAGATTTCCGTGCTCCAGCGTTACGGCATGGACGGATTCCTTTATTCCAAGCCTTCCAGCCAGGTCACCGAGGTTCCCGAAGACCTCGTCCATTCGCCGCTGGTGCTGATTTCCACCAATACCGTCGACAACCGCTTCCCCATCGTCGAGCCCGACGAATTCGCCATCGGCTACGACGCCACCAAGAGGCTGATCGATGCGGGCGGAAAGAAGATCGCGTATATCGGCAACGCTGCGCCGACCATCGCCCAGGCCACGAGGCTCGAGGGCTATCGTAAGGCGCTGAAGGAAGCGGAAATGCCGTTCGACAAGAAGCTGGTCGTCAACGTCTCGCAGGACGGGGACGCGCTCGGAATGGTTTCCTCGCTTTTCGACGAAGTGAAGCCCGACGCCTTCTTCTGCTACGACGACGCACGCGCCTGGTACATCTACGAATGCGCCGCACGCCGCGGTCTGACCGTGGGCAAAGACCTTTCGGTCATCGGCGTGGGCAACGACAGCAACATCGCCGACACCTTCTCCCCCAGGCTGACCACCGTCGCCATGCCATATTACGAAATGGGTTATTGGGCGGTCTGCAAGCTGGTCTCGTTGATTGAGAAGCGTTCCTTGGGCGACGATCCGTTCCCGAAGAATCTCATCGATCTGCCGCCGATCAACTCCGCGATTCCGGCATGCATTCATTGCCAAATCATTGAGAACCAATCGGTCGTCGAGCAACACTGA
- a CDS encoding DivIVA domain-containing protein, whose product MAEESENNQSSTGIEYAGKRKWGYDVDQVDDFLERAHEMYDRNDGELTQQDIQSAAFTFTKGGYVIAEVDAALARLEHAVVDKETARQIVGNGNVAWQARTQQLYSMISSHAKRSHKDRFMRGEKKRPSYDVKQVDRLVDQIITKTADDLGVRSMSSEEAKDLADLNSSTVANVIFTQRKGSKGYDERQVDYYLDACVQLLSRVESYARITDYNEKNVAAGAAAPSGAPVAAPVTVPVVPETQSTAALNNGSVSPLIDSNDTTSFVDPTIPTSQSQTAQTTATATFDFNSTASNTDAPVIPNLPEGVAAATSTAAPAQTNASSADANSSLAALANMANATSTSSEPETEAFVPKVPTLNTSLQGTAGADNSGDQKIGE is encoded by the coding sequence ATGGCTGAAGAGTCGGAGAACAACCAAAGCTCGACGGGAATAGAATATGCGGGAAAACGCAAGTGGGGTTATGACGTTGACCAGGTAGACGATTTCCTTGAGCGCGCCCACGAAATGTACGACAGGAATGATGGCGAGCTCACTCAGCAGGATATTCAGAGCGCTGCGTTTACCTTTACCAAGGGTGGTTATGTCATTGCCGAGGTCGACGCCGCGTTGGCGCGCCTTGAGCATGCGGTGGTAGACAAGGAGACGGCCCGTCAGATTGTCGGCAACGGCAACGTAGCATGGCAGGCTCGTACCCAACAGCTTTACAGCATGATTAGCTCTCACGCCAAGCGGAGCCACAAAGATCGCTTCATGCGCGGGGAGAAGAAGCGTCCTTCCTACGACGTCAAGCAGGTCGATCGCCTCGTCGACCAGATCATCACCAAGACGGCCGACGATTTGGGCGTCAGGTCGATGAGCAGTGAAGAGGCCAAGGATCTGGCTGATCTCAACTCCAGCACCGTTGCCAATGTCATCTTCACTCAGCGCAAGGGCAGCAAAGGTTATGACGAGCGTCAGGTCGATTATTATCTCGATGCCTGCGTCCAGCTTCTGAGCCGCGTCGAATCCTATGCACGTATCACCGATTACAACGAAAAGAACGTTGCTGCAGGAGCGGCTGCGCCTTCTGGTGCGCCTGTCGCCGCGCCGGTAACGGTTCCGGTCGTTCCTGAGACCCAGTCCACTGCTGCGCTCAACAATGGTTCTGTGAGCCCGTTGATCGACAGCAACGATACGACTTCGTTTGTGGATCCCACGATTCCGACCTCTCAATCGCAAACGGCGCAGACCACTGCGACCGCAACATTTGATTTCAATTCTACGGCTTCCAATACCGATGCTCCGGTAATCCCGAATTTGCCTGAGGGTGTCGCCGCGGCGACCAGTACTGCTGCTCCGGCGCAAACCAATGCTTCCAGCGCCGATGCCAATTCCTCGTTGGCGGCTTTGGCGAATATGGCTAATGCCACCAGTACTTCCAGCGAGCCCGAGACCGAGGCTTTCGTGCCTAAGGTCCCGACGCTCAACACCTCGCTTCAGGGCACGGCCGGCGCTGACAACAGTGGCGACCAGAAGATCGGTGAGTGA
- a CDS encoding isoprenyl transferase — translation MAFEHVDYTSLDVPAAPFSDPSIIPAFPKNKVPCHVGVIMDGNGRWAQQRGLTRTHGHQAAEPVVFDTIAGAIEAGVRYLSLYTFSTENWKRSPQEVRFLMGFSRDIIHRRVAQMDEWGVRVRWSGRRPRLWKSVIDELEVAMERTKHNSTIDVVFCINYGGRSEIADAAAAIAKEVRDGKISGDRVTESMISDHLYNPDIPDCDLVIRTSGEQRTSNFLPWEAAYAELDFAPELFPDYGREALWRSIDHYVHRDRRFGGVKTKAK, via the coding sequence ATGGCTTTTGAACATGTGGATTACACGTCGCTCGACGTTCCCGCGGCACCGTTCTCCGACCCCTCGATCATTCCGGCATTTCCGAAAAACAAGGTGCCGTGTCACGTCGGCGTCATCATGGACGGCAACGGGCGTTGGGCCCAACAGCGTGGCCTGACCCGCACCCACGGCCATCAGGCCGCCGAGCCAGTCGTTTTCGACACCATTGCCGGTGCCATCGAGGCCGGTGTGCGTTATCTAAGCCTCTATACGTTCTCGACGGAAAACTGGAAGCGCAGCCCGCAGGAGGTCCGTTTCCTGATGGGCTTTTCGCGCGACATCATCCATCGTCGCGTGGCGCAAATGGACGAGTGGGGCGTGCGTGTGCGCTGGTCCGGCCGTCGCCCGAGGCTTTGGAAATCGGTGATCGACGAGCTCGAGGTCGCCATGGAGCGCACCAAGCACAATTCCACCATTGATGTGGTCTTCTGCATCAACTACGGCGGTCGTTCCGAGATCGCGGACGCTGCGGCGGCCATCGCCAAAGAGGTGCGAGACGGAAAGATCAGCGGCGACCGCGTCACCGAATCGATGATTTCCGATCATCTTTACAATCCCGATATTCCCGATTGCGACCTGGTCATCCGCACTTCGGGCGAGCAGCGCACTTCGAACTTCCTGCCGTGGGAAGCAGCCTACGCTGAGCTCGATTTCGCGCCCGAACTGTTCCCGGACTACGGACGTGAGGCCCTTTGGCGTTCCATCGACCACTACGTTCACCGCGACCGTCGTTTCGGCGGCGTTAAGACCAAGGCGAAGTGA
- a CDS encoding FHA domain-containing protein, which produces MKEKKVKDHRSGARTLTIHTTRGEQLDYERAEWLATWPSPVLLRFKYEVKGHNNLFYYDITGLPTLKEYLGMGISRSQYVSLLRSLGRLGDLCSKANLPMEILRFEPENVYVANDAMLFCCLPMAPVVQQTPVLGLLGLLADVNKVKFVLPADRELTARTMDFVRRSRVFSAFDFNEFLADNFGVGSGRSSGLSSPSQDFSARSHPQQAVFDPFAADAQRSDARRQSVHDDMRRQAPTSNPSFGQTAANLNPANASVGPGGVSLPPQVAQMQAQAQTHGQSQVQRQVQAPAQVQSRVQRQAAFGVGMPANPSSTNADSTSRTNEQTRPGLKYSASVPAQSSQPSARPNLPAVEGHEAENATNDRAGKTEASFDSGTRALSGALRPSNPGLAGADSAGNSQADNYPAALNTAAPSGMSNQVFPVNSGFSPQSAAPRSFAVVRDRDGSTLCSATTTVVIGRSKRCAARVTGNTNVSRMHASVTDLGNGRFSVADLGSANGTTVAGRVLHQGDQAQIALGEHFSVADESLHLE; this is translated from the coding sequence GTGAAAGAGAAGAAAGTAAAGGACCACCGTTCCGGTGCGCGCACGCTGACCATCCACACCACGCGCGGCGAGCAGCTGGATTATGAACGTGCCGAATGGCTGGCCACGTGGCCTTCCCCCGTGCTGCTCAGGTTCAAATACGAGGTCAAGGGCCATAACAACCTTTTCTATTACGACATCACCGGTTTGCCTACACTCAAGGAATATTTGGGCATGGGCATCTCGCGCTCGCAGTATGTCTCGCTGCTGCGCTCGCTGGGCAGGCTCGGCGACCTGTGTTCGAAGGCGAACCTGCCGATGGAGATATTGCGTTTCGAACCGGAAAACGTGTATGTAGCCAACGACGCAATGCTGTTCTGCTGCCTGCCTATGGCCCCTGTCGTCCAACAGACGCCTGTGCTCGGTCTCTTGGGGCTTCTCGCCGATGTGAACAAGGTGAAATTCGTGTTGCCCGCCGATCGGGAGCTCACCGCGCGCACAATGGATTTTGTGCGGCGTTCTCGCGTATTTTCCGCGTTTGATTTCAACGAATTTCTGGCTGATAACTTCGGTGTCGGTTCAGGCCGTTCGTCCGGGCTGTCTTCGCCGTCGCAGGATTTTTCGGCTCGAAGTCACCCGCAACAGGCCGTGTTTGATCCGTTTGCCGCTGATGCGCAACGTTCCGACGCCCGTCGTCAAAGCGTACACGACGATATGCGCCGGCAGGCCCCTACCTCGAATCCTTCGTTCGGGCAGACTGCCGCCAATCTGAATCCGGCTAATGCGTCGGTGGGGCCTGGAGGTGTGTCACTTCCTCCTCAAGTTGCTCAGATGCAGGCTCAGGCCCAAACTCATGGTCAATCTCAAGTTCAGAGGCAGGTTCAGGCTCCGGCCCAGGTTCAATCTCGAGTTCAGAGACAAGCAGCGTTTGGTGTCGGCATGCCGGCAAATCCGTCTTCGACCAACGCCGATTCCACTTCCCGCACCAACGAACAGACCAGACCCGGCCTCAAATATTCCGCTTCTGTGCCCGCCCAATCGTCACAGCCTTCAGCTCGTCCCAACCTACCCGCCGTTGAAGGTCATGAAGCCGAGAATGCAACGAACGATCGCGCAGGAAAGACGGAAGCCTCCTTTGATTCCGGTACCCGTGCGCTCTCCGGGGCTTTGCGGCCTTCAAACCCCGGTCTTGCCGGTGCAGATTCAGCAGGAAATTCGCAGGCGGATAACTACCCAGCGGCGTTGAATACGGCCGCGCCGAGCGGTATGAGCAATCAGGTCTTCCCCGTAAATTCCGGCTTTTCCCCGCAATCTGCAGCGCCCCGTTCCTTTGCGGTGGTGCGTGACCGCGACGGTTCCACGCTCTGCTCGGCTACCACTACGGTGGTCATCGGACGCTCAAAGCGTTGTGCCGCAAGGGTTACCGGCAACACCAATGTCAGCAGGATGCACGCTTCGGTCACCGATCTTGGCAATGGCCGGTTTAGTGTCGCCGATTTGGGGTCGGCAAATGGCACCACTGTGGCGGGCAGGGTTCTTCATCAGGGCGATCAGGCGCAGATAGCGCTCGGCGAGCATTTCAGCGTGGCTGACGAATCGCTTCATCTCGAATAA